The following coding sequences are from one Hydra vulgaris chromosome 04, alternate assembly HydraT2T_AEP window:
- the LOC136078924 gene encoding uncharacterized protein LOC136078924: protein MLKWNAKGIQNGETLWCDASSMAIGVAIEYDGVIIEDAAWLRSIIDVMHNNIAKLNAVVLTVHGWLKSMLTESHRIRSNALSEMLIKKRLSLLQDLINEYNINITLKWVPSSKNKADVLTRVPKTWLNELSQKNTKELCGVSIAEEIRNCHSKHHFGVNRTMFTVQRRLLHVLRKDVEECVRKCCQCNSIDPAPIKWENGVLDVPDTWYRIACDVTHKGSPYLTMIDCGPSRFAIWRKLPREDTKNVVSLLESVFREHVLPQELLMDNGAVFKSSEFSNICEKWCVKKKYRCAFRPSGNGIVERNHRTVKGTAARAQICPLVFWCNATPTVGTNKESAPASQKNKYVWRLPIQEEKNTETQERSQQVMKTYRIGEKVYVRPSDAKCTSVWKIGTVTDILTNTNIEIDGVPRYVRDVRIAPASNSSNASRKIVISEEVDSDESDLEDLDIFAAREEGTEETVVDTEEEADGREIVDNLLPAIR from the exons ATGCTGAAATGGAATGCTAAAGGGATTCAAAATGGAGAAACATTGTGGTGTGATGCTAGCAGCATGGCAATAGGGGTTGCTATAGAATACGATGGCGTAATAATTGAGGATGCAGCCTGGCTTCGAAGTATAATTGATGTTATGCATAATAATATTGCTAAATTAAATGCTGTGGTGC TAACAGTTCATGGATGGCTAAAAAGTATGCTGACTGAAAGTCATAGGATTCGATCAAATGCATTATCAGAaatgcttattaaaaaaagactttctcTATTGCAAGActtaataaatgaatataatataaacatcaCGTTAAAATGGGTTCCGTCCTCCAAAAACAAAGCTGATGTGTTGACAAGAGTTCCAAAGACTTGGTTAAATGAGctttcacaaaaaaatactaaagagcTATGTGGAGTAAGTATTGCTGAAGAAATTCGTAATTGTCACTCAAAGCATCATTTTGGCGTTAATCGGACAATGTTTACAGTGCAACGAAGACTTCTGCATGTATTAAGAAAAGATGTTGAAGAATGTGTTCGCAAATGTTGTCAATGTAATTCAATTGATCCAGCGCCGATAAAATGGGAAAATGGAGTGCTAGATGTACCAGACACATGGTATCGAATTGCTTGTGATGTGACTCATAAAGGGTCGCCATATTTAACAATGATTGACTGTGGACCAAGTCGGTTTGCAATTTGGAGAAAGTTGCCTCGCGAAGATACCAAAAATGTAGTAAGTCTATTGGAATCCGTATTTAGGGAGCATGTTCTACCGCAAGAACTGTTGATGGATAATGGAGCGGTGTTTAAATCCAgtgaattttcaaatatatgtgaaaaatggtgtgtaaaaaagaagtatagATGTGCATTTAGACCATCAGGAAATGGGATTGTGGAGCGTAACCACCGCACAGTAAAAGGAACAGCTGCGAGGGCACAAATATGTCCGTTAGTATTTTGGTGCAATGCAACACCAACAGTGGGAACAAACAAGGAATCTGCACCTGcttctcaaaaaaataagtACGTTTGGCGTCTACCAATTCAAGAGGAGAAAAACACTGAAACTCAGGAAAGATCACAACAAGTTATGAAAACTTATAGAATTGGAGAAAAAGTTTATGTTCGCCCCTCAGATGCAAAGTGCACTTCAGTTTGGAAAATTGGTACTGTAACTGACATACTCACAAACacaaatattgaaattgatGGTGTACCAAGATATGTGCGAGACGTGAGAATAGCTCCTGCCTCAAATTCTTCAAACGCTTCAAGAAAAATTGTTATCAGTGAAGAGGTTGACAGTGATGAAAGTGATTTAGAAGATTTAGACATTTTTGCTGCACGAGAGGAAGGAACCGAAGAAACAGTTGTTGACACTGAGGAGGAAGCTGACGGCAGAGAAATCGTCGATAATTTATTACCAGCGATCAGATGA